A stretch of DNA from Vibrio gallaecicus:
AATTGGTAGCTATTCTTTACTTGAAGGTGAAGACGATATTTGGCTACGAGCTCTAGTTGGAGAGCCTGACGGTTCAAAAATCGTTCGAGGTGAAATCCGTGGTTCGCGTAAAGATGCTGAATCTTTAGGTGTGACACTGGCGAACCAATTACTCGATGATGGCGCAAAAGAGATTCTAACTAAACTTTACGCAGATCACGATTAATCATGACGGTGTTGGTAACGCGCCCAGGGAAACAAGGGCAAGTACTTTGCCAACAATTAGCGGATGAAGGTATCCAGGCGATCCATCATCCGCTTATTCGTATTGCTGATAATCAGAAAGTAGATAATTTTCACCTCCAGTTAAAAACAAGCGATCTAATCATCGCAGTCAGTCAACATGCGGCAACTTCCGCACATAATATACTCTCCTTATCTGCTGATATATGGCCTCTACACCCTATATATCTTGCCGTTGGTCAAAAAACCGCACAGATTTTAAGCAAACTTTGCGAGCAACCCGTAAACTATCCAGAAGTCAGTGATAGTGAACATCTTCTCCAACTCAAAGAACTCCAAGATATCGAAGGTAAACGAATTACCATCCTTAGAGGAAATGGAGGTCGAGAACTAATAAGAGACTCACTTCTCAGCAGAGGAGCGACCGTCACTTATAGTGAGACTTATCATCGAGAATATATTCCAATAACTGATCACAATATTTTTAAAGACTGGATTCAATGTGGTATTTCAAAAATAGTCATCACTAGTCAAGAGCAGTTGGAGTATTTAGTGTCCATAACTCCTGACGATGACTTTCATTGGCTGCAAGGTTGCCATTTATTCGTACCCAGCCAACGCATTGCTAATCGAGCTCAACAATTAGGCTTCTCTAAAGTCGAAAATACTTTAAGCGCAACTAATCAAATATTACTGGCTGCTCTCCAGCCATAGCTAGAATAGGAAATCAGTATGACAAGCAAAAAAAATAATGACCAAATTGTCCCTGAACAAAAGAGCGAAGCTTCAGAAACAGTAAAGGAAAGTTCTACAGATTCATCAGAAAAAAATTCTGCTGAAAATGTTGTAGAGCCCTCTTCATCTGAAACAACAGAAGAAACTAAAGTTGATAGTACATCAACACCAAAGAGCCAAAAGCCACAAGATTCAGAGCAAATTGAGAAAGCAGAAAAGCAAGGTAAGCGAGGTGTGAAACTCGGGGCTATCGCCATAGCAATCTCAATCATATTTAGTGGTGGTATTGCTTTCCAGATGCAGAAACAAAATAACCTTCAAGCTGAACAAATTACAGCATTACAGAATCAGCTAAAAACTACTCAGTCATCTCTGACTCAAGAATTAGAAAAGACAAAGCAAGAAACGATTCAACAAGCATCAGCCACTGTAGAAAAAAGTCAGGTTGTTTTGTCTCAACAGCAAAAAAGTATCGAAAGTCTTCAAGTTGCTGTTGCAGATGTAAAAGGACGTAGACCAAATGATTGGTTACTTGCTGAAGCCGATTACCTAGTAAAGCTCGCAGGACGCAAATTATTCTTAGAGCATGATGCTGTAAGCGCAACAAAGCTAATGGAAAGTGCCGACCAACGTATCGCAGCATTAAATGACCCAAGCTTAGTTACCCTTCGCCAATCAATGGCTAACGACATCACTAAATTACGCACCATCCCACTTATTGATAGAGATGGCTTAGTACTTCGAATTACTAGCCTTCAACAACAAATTGATGAGTTGCCACTAGCAAACGCGATTCTCCCAGATGCTCAAGAAGAAGCTAAACAAGCAGTATCACAAGATATCAATGATTGGCAAAGTAACTTAATGACATCAATGAAGGATTTCTCTGAAAACTTTATTACTTTCCGCAGCCGGGAAGGCAATGTAATCCCTCTACTTTCGCCTGAACAACACTTTTACTTACGTGAAAATATAAAAGGTAAATTAGAAACGGCTATTCGCGCTGTCTATAAAGAGCAGGGTGACATCTATTCAACCGCTCTAGCTACAGCTAATGAGTGGTCTACGGCGTATCTAAATCAAAATGATCACGCGGTTATAGAGTTCGAAAAGACGCTTAACCAATTAAGTAAGCAAAATATTTCGGTTAAATACCCGGTTAAACTTGAATCACAGAAAGACCTTTCAAATGTTATTCGTGAACGTTTACGCCGTGAAGTAACAACCATGACTTCGGAGGAGAAATAATGATTCGTTGGATTTTTCTTTTTCTAGTTCTTGGGGCTGGCTTATTTGCTGGCACTCAATTTTCTGGTCAGCAAGGTTATGTCTTAATCTCTATCGCTAATCAAACGATAGAAATGAGCGTCACTACTATGGTGATCTTCATAATTGCGCTATTAGCAGCGCTCTTTGGCTTAGAGTACTTATTAAAGAAAGCTGTTTATGCAAGCACAACCACTTGGAATTGGTTTAGCGTAAGAAAACTAAAACGTTCAAGACGCTATACAAATGAAGGTATTATTAAATTAATTGAGGGTGACTGGAAAGCAGCTGAGAAGAAAGTTACTCGCTGGGCCAACCACCATGATATGCCGCTACTATGCTATCTAGTCGCATCTGAAGCGGCTCATGGTCAAGGTAACAATAGCAAGCGAGATCACTACCTCTCTCTCGCGAGTCAGCAAGACGATTCCTTGCTAGCGGTCGAGCTAACTAGAGCAAAACAACAAATTGCTGAGGCTAACTTTGAGCTCGCATTTGATACGCTTTCAACACTAAAAAGCAGTTTCCCTAATAACCCTGTCGTTCTTAACTTACTTAAAACAACGTACATTAAGTTGAACCTCTGGCAGCCTCTTATTGATTTAGCTCCTAAGCTAGTGAAGCAAAATCAACTAACAAATGAAGAACATGCTGAACTCAACCAAAAAGCTCAATGTGGCTTGTTATCGGAAATAGCTCAGCAGCAAGGAAGTGAAGGGTTAATCAGCCATTGGGATAAGCTACCTAAGAAGCAAAAACAAAGCGACCATCTGATTGCTTGCTTTGTAAAACAACTGATTGCTCGTAAAGCGGATTCCGAAGCATTTACTGTAATAAAGGAAAGCCTGAAGAAGTCTGATATTCCTGCTTTGTACGCTCTATTACCAGAGATGAACTTACCCGATCATCACCCTGTAGTCGTGATGTTACAAAATACCCTGAAGAAAGAAGCAAACAATGCAGGAGCTCATAGCGCACTGGCTCAATTTTATTTACGCGAAGAGAAGTGGACCGAGGCGCAGAATCACCTTGAGAAGGCACTGGAGATTCGTGCAAATGTTTCTGATTACGGTTACTTATCAGATGCACTAGAAAAGCAGAACTTAACTAAAGCGGCTCACGAGGTATCTCGTAAAGCACTTGAGCTGATACAACCAGCCTAAAATCACTAAGCTACAAGAACATCAAGCCGACGTTATACGTCGGCTTTTTAATACCTAAAATTCACTAAGTATTCAAATAGCTGAATCAAACATAAATTTAACTCTGTCTATCGATGGCAAACTATGCCTACACAAATGAATAAACATAAGGAAATATGAAAGTAACCATACAGTCTTATTCAGGTATGCTCATGGAAATCAAGGTATAGCTTGGCTCTCAGGGAAAGTATTGCATTCATCATCTAACGTATATAACGACACTAAATTCCTAGTTCGTGATAAAGGCTAGTCTTAATAGTAATAAAGAAATGACAGCTTAGGGAAGAATTTAATATGAGAAGAATATGAAAGAAACACTCCGGACCACGCAAAGAACTCTAATTCTTTTGTTACAAGCTATGCTATTCAGGCTAGATACCGAAGTGTTAGCTGATCTCACTACTGACCTAAATTCATATTCCTTGAAACGTAAAAAAGCCCTAGTCGTAAGACTAGGGCTTTTCAAATAGTGGCGGAGTGGACGGGACTCGAACCCGCGACCCCCGGCGTGACAGGCCGGTATTCTAACCAACTGAACTACCACTCCGCAGTGGTCAACTCACTAAGTGAGCGTCCATATCTCCAGGTTGGTCAACCTAAAGATTATAATTTAAAGCCTGGCGATGTCCTACTCTCACATGGGGAAGCCCCACACTACCATCGGCGCTATTGTGTTTCACTTCTGAGTTCGGCATGGGATCAGGTGGGTCCACAATGCTATGGTCGCCAAGCAAATTTTGCTTTTACTTTCAGTTTAAAAACTGAAGGCAAAATAATCTGGAAAGCTGTTTTTGTTCTCTTCAAACTCATTCAAGGTCTGGTATTTCTATGAGTCCACAAAACCCCTTGGGTGTTGTATGGTTAAGCCTCACGGGCAATTAGTACAGGTTAGCTCAATGCCTCGCAGCACTTACACACCCTGCCTATCAACGTCGTAGTCTACGACAACCCTTAAGGACGCTTAAAGCGTCAGGGAAAACTCATCTCAAGGCTCGCTTCGCGCTTAGATGCTTTCAGCGCTTATCGATTCCGAACTTAGCTACCGGGCAATGCCATTGGCATGACAACCCGAACACCAGAGGTTCGTCCACTCCGGTCCTCTCGTACTAGGAGCAGCCCCTTTCAATTTTCCAACGCCCACGGCAGATAGGGACCGAACTGTCTCACGACGTTCTAAACCCAGCTCGCGT
This window harbors:
- a CDS encoding uroporphyrinogen-III synthase; its protein translation is MTVLVTRPGKQGQVLCQQLADEGIQAIHHPLIRIADNQKVDNFHLQLKTSDLIIAVSQHAATSAHNILSLSADIWPLHPIYLAVGQKTAQILSKLCEQPVNYPEVSDSEHLLQLKELQDIEGKRITILRGNGGRELIRDSLLSRGATVTYSETYHREYIPITDHNIFKDWIQCGISKIVITSQEQLEYLVSITPDDDFHWLQGCHLFVPSQRIANRAQQLGFSKVENTLSATNQILLAALQP
- a CDS encoding uroporphyrinogen-III C-methyltransferase yields the protein MTSKKNNDQIVPEQKSEASETVKESSTDSSEKNSAENVVEPSSSETTEETKVDSTSTPKSQKPQDSEQIEKAEKQGKRGVKLGAIAIAISIIFSGGIAFQMQKQNNLQAEQITALQNQLKTTQSSLTQELEKTKQETIQQASATVEKSQVVLSQQQKSIESLQVAVADVKGRRPNDWLLAEADYLVKLAGRKLFLEHDAVSATKLMESADQRIAALNDPSLVTLRQSMANDITKLRTIPLIDRDGLVLRITSLQQQIDELPLANAILPDAQEEAKQAVSQDINDWQSNLMTSMKDFSENFITFRSREGNVIPLLSPEQHFYLRENIKGKLETAIRAVYKEQGDIYSTALATANEWSTAYLNQNDHAVIEFEKTLNQLSKQNISVKYPVKLESQKDLSNVIRERLRREVTTMTSEEK
- a CDS encoding heme biosynthesis protein HemY yields the protein MIRWIFLFLVLGAGLFAGTQFSGQQGYVLISIANQTIEMSVTTMVIFIIALLAALFGLEYLLKKAVYASTTTWNWFSVRKLKRSRRYTNEGIIKLIEGDWKAAEKKVTRWANHHDMPLLCYLVASEAAHGQGNNSKRDHYLSLASQQDDSLLAVELTRAKQQIAEANFELAFDTLSTLKSSFPNNPVVLNLLKTTYIKLNLWQPLIDLAPKLVKQNQLTNEEHAELNQKAQCGLLSEIAQQQGSEGLISHWDKLPKKQKQSDHLIACFVKQLIARKADSEAFTVIKESLKKSDIPALYALLPEMNLPDHHPVVVMLQNTLKKEANNAGAHSALAQFYLREEKWTEAQNHLEKALEIRANVSDYGYLSDALEKQNLTKAAHEVSRKALELIQPA